One Setaria italica strain Yugu1 chromosome II, Setaria_italica_v2.0, whole genome shotgun sequence DNA segment encodes these proteins:
- the LOC101763039 gene encoding chlorophyllase-1 translates to MATSVEIMNPSTEVLETAATSVFQPGKLAIEVIPVDHDTNPTPPIPILIASPKDAGTYPVAMLLHGFCLQNHFYKQVLKHIASFGFIMVAPQFHISILAKGDTEDIAAAAEVTDWLAKGLPSILPKGVEPNLSKLALAGHSRGGHTAFSLVLGHGKTNLKFSALIGLDPVAGTGKSSQISPKILTYEPSSFDIAMPVLVIGTGLGEEKKNILFPPCAPKDVNHREFYHECRPPCYYFVTKDYGHLDMLDDDAPKFMTCMCKDGKNCKDLMRRTVAGIMVAFLKAVLNEEDGDLRVIMKDPKLTPTTVDPVEHRLA, encoded by the exons atgGCAACATCAGTAGAGATCATGAACCCCAGCACTGAGGTTCTTGAGACTGCAGCCACCTCAGTGTTCCAGCCAGGGAAGCTTGCGATCGAGGTGATTCCTGTGGATCATGACACAAATCCGACACCACCAATTCCGATCTTGATTGCCTCTCCCAAGGATGCAGGAACATACCCGGTCGCCATGCTCCTGCATGGTTTCTGCCTCCAGAACCATTTCTATAAACAAGTTCTCAAACATATTGCCTCTTTTGGCTTCATCATGGTTGCACCCCAG TTCCATATCAGCATATTGGCCAAAGGTGACACCGAGGACATAGCCGCAGCAGCTGAAGTGACAGATTGGCTCGCTAAGGGGCTACCATCCATCCTGCCCAAAGGCGTCGAGCCGAACCTTTCCAAGCTCGCTTTGGCCGGCCACAGCCGAGGTGGCCACACAGCGTTCTCTCTTGTCCTGGGGCATGGCAAGACCAATCTCAAGTTCTCTGCTCTCATTGGTCTTGACCCTGTTGCTGGCACAGGCAAGTCTTCGCAAATCTCACCCAAGATCCTCACCTACGAGCCCTCCTCTTTTGACATAGCGATGCCCGTCTTGGTCATCGGCACTGGGCTgggagaggagaagaagaacatACTATTTCCTCCCTGCGCTCCCAAGGATGTTAACCACAGGGAGTTCTACCACGAGTGCAGGCCACCTTGCTACTACTTTGTGACCAAGGACTATGGACATCTCGACATGCTAGATGACGATGCTCCAAAGTTCATGACCTGCATGTGCAAAGACGGCAAAAACTGCAAGGACCTGATGAGGAGGACCGTTGCTGGCATCATGGTAGCGTTCTTGAAGGCTGTGCTTAATGAAGAAGATGGTGATCTTAGAGTCATAATGAAGGACCCTAAGCTCACACCAACCACAGTCGACCCTGTTGAGCACCGTCTGGCATGA